One segment of Apus apus isolate bApuApu2 chromosome 1, bApuApu2.pri.cur, whole genome shotgun sequence DNA contains the following:
- the PACSIN2 gene encoding protein kinase C and casein kinase substrate in neurons protein 2 isoform X3, which translates to MSGSYDDSVGVEVSSDSFWEVGNYKRTVKRIDDGHRLCNDLMNCIHERARIEKVYAQQLTEWAKRWKQLVEKGPQYGTVERAWCAFMSEAEKVSELHLEVKGSLMNEDFEKIKNWQKEAFHKQMMGGFKETKEAEDGFRKAQKPWAKKLKEVEAAKKAYHAACKEEKLAISRETNSKADPALNPEQLKKLQDKVERSKQDVLKTKEKYEKSLKELDNSTPQYMENMEQVFEQCQQFEEKRLRFFREVLLEVQKHLDLSNVASYKNIYRELEQNIKTADAVEDLRWFRVNQGPGMSMNWPQFEEWSADLNRTLSRREKKKASDGVTLTGINQTGDQVSQPNKHSSVSSYEKNQSYPTDWSDEESNNPFSSTDANGDTNPFDEDTSPAMEVRVRALYDYEGQEQDELSFKAGDELTKMENEDEQGWCKGRLDNGQVGLYPANYVEPIQ; encoded by the exons ATGTCTGGCTCATATGATGATTCCGTTGGAGTAGAAGTTTCTAGTGATAGCTTCTGGGAg GTTGGAAATTACAAGCGGACAGTAAAAAGAATTGATGATGGTCACAGACTTTGCAATGATCTTATGAATTGTATTCATGAACGGGCACGAATAGAGAAGGTCTATGCTCAGCAGCTTACAGAATGGGCAAAAAGGTGGAAACAACTTGTGGAAAAAG GCCCACAGTATGGAACAGTAGAAAGGGCTTGGTGTGCTTTTATGtcagaagctgaaaaagtgAGTGAACTACATCTAGAAGTAAAAGGTTCACTGATGAATGAAGACTTTGAAAAAATCAAGAACTGGCAGAAGGAAGCCTTTCATAAGCAAATGATGGGAGGATTTAAGGAAACCAAGGAAGCAGAAGATGGATTTAGGAAAGCTCAGAAACCCTGGgcaaaaaagctgaaagag GTGGAAGCTGCAAAGAAAGCATACCATGCAGCATGCAAAGAGGAGAAACTGGCTATATCcagagaaacaaacagcaaagctgATCCAGCACTAAATCCTGAACAGCTTAAGAAATTACAAGACAAAGTGGAGAGAAGCAAACAAGATGTACTAAAG ACTAAAGAAAAGTATGAAAAATCACTGAAAGAATTAGATAATTCCACTCCTCAGTATATGGAAAACATGGAGCAGGTATTTGAACAGTGTCAGCAGTTTGAGGAAAAACGCCTACGTTTCTTTCGAGAAGTGTTACTGGAAGTTCAAAAACACCTTGACTTGTCTAATGTTGCAAG ttacaAAAATATCTACCGTGAACTGGAACAGAATATCAAAACAGCAGATGCTGTTGAAGATTTGCGGTGGTTTAGAGTTAATCAAGGTCCAGGGATGTCAATGAACTGGCCACAGTTTGAG GAGTGGTCTGCAGATCTGAATCGCACtctcagcagaagagaaaagaagaaggCTTCTGATGGAGTGACTCTGACTGGTATTAATCAGACAGGAGATCAAGTTTCACAGCCTAACAAACacagcag tgtCAGCAGCTATGAGAAAAACCAAAGCTACCCTACAGATTGGTCTGATGAAGAGTCCAACAATCCCTTCTCTTCCACTGATGCAAATGGAGACACCAATCCATTTGATGAAGATACATCTCCTGCAATGGAGGTGAGAGTACGTGCACTCTATGACTATGAGGGCCAAGAGCAAGATGAACTCAGCTTTAAAGCTG GGGATGAGTTAACTAAAATGGAGAATGAAGATGAGCAGGGTTGGTGCAAAGGACGTCTGGACAATGGACAAGTTGGTTTATACCCAGCAAACTATGTAGAACCAATCCAGTGA
- the PACSIN2 gene encoding protein kinase C and casein kinase substrate in neurons protein 2 isoform X2 encodes MSGSYDDSVGVEVSSDSFWEVGNYKRTVKRIDDGHRLCNDLMNCIHERARIEKVYAQQLTEWAKRWKQLVEKGPQYGTVERAWCAFMSEAEKVSELHLEVKGSLMNEDFEKIKNWQKEAFHKQMMGGFKETKEAEDGFRKAQKPWAKKLKEVEAAKKAYHAACKEEKLAISRETNSKADPALNPEQLKKLQDKVERSKQDVLKTKEKYEKSLKELDNSTPQYMENMEQVFEQCQQFEEKRLRFFREVLLEVQKHLDLSNVASYKNIYRELEQNIKTADAVEDLRWFRVNQGPGMSMNWPQFEEWSADLNRTLSRREKKKASDGVTLTGINQTGDQVSQPNKHSSLSVQSNTVQSVQSSYNPFEDEEDTGSTVSEKEDNKIKNVSSYEKNQSYPTDWSDEESNNPFSSTDANGDTNPFDEDTSPAMEVRVRALYDYEGQEQDELSFKAGDELTKMENEDEQGWCKGRLDNGQVGLYPANYVEPIQ; translated from the exons ATGTCTGGCTCATATGATGATTCCGTTGGAGTAGAAGTTTCTAGTGATAGCTTCTGGGAg GTTGGAAATTACAAGCGGACAGTAAAAAGAATTGATGATGGTCACAGACTTTGCAATGATCTTATGAATTGTATTCATGAACGGGCACGAATAGAGAAGGTCTATGCTCAGCAGCTTACAGAATGGGCAAAAAGGTGGAAACAACTTGTGGAAAAAG GCCCACAGTATGGAACAGTAGAAAGGGCTTGGTGTGCTTTTATGtcagaagctgaaaaagtgAGTGAACTACATCTAGAAGTAAAAGGTTCACTGATGAATGAAGACTTTGAAAAAATCAAGAACTGGCAGAAGGAAGCCTTTCATAAGCAAATGATGGGAGGATTTAAGGAAACCAAGGAAGCAGAAGATGGATTTAGGAAAGCTCAGAAACCCTGGgcaaaaaagctgaaagag GTGGAAGCTGCAAAGAAAGCATACCATGCAGCATGCAAAGAGGAGAAACTGGCTATATCcagagaaacaaacagcaaagctgATCCAGCACTAAATCCTGAACAGCTTAAGAAATTACAAGACAAAGTGGAGAGAAGCAAACAAGATGTACTAAAG ACTAAAGAAAAGTATGAAAAATCACTGAAAGAATTAGATAATTCCACTCCTCAGTATATGGAAAACATGGAGCAGGTATTTGAACAGTGTCAGCAGTTTGAGGAAAAACGCCTACGTTTCTTTCGAGAAGTGTTACTGGAAGTTCAAAAACACCTTGACTTGTCTAATGTTGCAAG ttacaAAAATATCTACCGTGAACTGGAACAGAATATCAAAACAGCAGATGCTGTTGAAGATTTGCGGTGGTTTAGAGTTAATCAAGGTCCAGGGATGTCAATGAACTGGCCACAGTTTGAG GAGTGGTCTGCAGATCTGAATCGCACtctcagcagaagagaaaagaagaaggCTTCTGATGGAGTGACTCTGACTGGTATTAATCAGACAGGAGATCAAGTTTCACAGCCTAACAAACacagcag TCTTAGTGTCCAGAGTAACACAGTGCAGTCAGTACAATCAAGTTACAATCCCTTTGAAGATGAAGAAGATACTGGGAGTACTGTCAGTGAAAAGGAGGACAATAAGATCAAAAA tgtCAGCAGCTATGAGAAAAACCAAAGCTACCCTACAGATTGGTCTGATGAAGAGTCCAACAATCCCTTCTCTTCCACTGATGCAAATGGAGACACCAATCCATTTGATGAAGATACATCTCCTGCAATGGAGGTGAGAGTACGTGCACTCTATGACTATGAGGGCCAAGAGCAAGATGAACTCAGCTTTAAAGCTG GGGATGAGTTAACTAAAATGGAGAATGAAGATGAGCAGGGTTGGTGCAAAGGACGTCTGGACAATGGACAAGTTGGTTTATACCCAGCAAACTATGTAGAACCAATCCAGTGA
- the PACSIN2 gene encoding protein kinase C and casein kinase substrate in neurons protein 2 isoform X1, which translates to MSGSYDDSVGVEVSSDSFWEVGNYKRTVKRIDDGHRLCNDLMNCIHERARIEKVYAQQLTEWAKRWKQLVEKGPQYGTVERAWCAFMSEAEKVSELHLEVKGSLMNEDFEKIKNWQKEAFHKQMMGGFKETKEAEDGFRKAQKPWAKKLKEVEAAKKAYHAACKEEKLAISRETNSKADPALNPEQLKKLQDKVERSKQDVLKTKEKYEKSLKELDNSTPQYMENMEQVFEQCQQFEEKRLRFFREVLLEVQKHLDLSNVASYKNIYRELEQNIKTADAVEDLRWFRVNQGPGMSMNWPQFEEWSADLNRTLSRREKKKASDGVTLTGINQTGDQVSQPNKHSSSLSVQSNTVQSVQSSYNPFEDEEDTGSTVSEKEDNKIKNVSSYEKNQSYPTDWSDEESNNPFSSTDANGDTNPFDEDTSPAMEVRVRALYDYEGQEQDELSFKAGDELTKMENEDEQGWCKGRLDNGQVGLYPANYVEPIQ; encoded by the exons ATGTCTGGCTCATATGATGATTCCGTTGGAGTAGAAGTTTCTAGTGATAGCTTCTGGGAg GTTGGAAATTACAAGCGGACAGTAAAAAGAATTGATGATGGTCACAGACTTTGCAATGATCTTATGAATTGTATTCATGAACGGGCACGAATAGAGAAGGTCTATGCTCAGCAGCTTACAGAATGGGCAAAAAGGTGGAAACAACTTGTGGAAAAAG GCCCACAGTATGGAACAGTAGAAAGGGCTTGGTGTGCTTTTATGtcagaagctgaaaaagtgAGTGAACTACATCTAGAAGTAAAAGGTTCACTGATGAATGAAGACTTTGAAAAAATCAAGAACTGGCAGAAGGAAGCCTTTCATAAGCAAATGATGGGAGGATTTAAGGAAACCAAGGAAGCAGAAGATGGATTTAGGAAAGCTCAGAAACCCTGGgcaaaaaagctgaaagag GTGGAAGCTGCAAAGAAAGCATACCATGCAGCATGCAAAGAGGAGAAACTGGCTATATCcagagaaacaaacagcaaagctgATCCAGCACTAAATCCTGAACAGCTTAAGAAATTACAAGACAAAGTGGAGAGAAGCAAACAAGATGTACTAAAG ACTAAAGAAAAGTATGAAAAATCACTGAAAGAATTAGATAATTCCACTCCTCAGTATATGGAAAACATGGAGCAGGTATTTGAACAGTGTCAGCAGTTTGAGGAAAAACGCCTACGTTTCTTTCGAGAAGTGTTACTGGAAGTTCAAAAACACCTTGACTTGTCTAATGTTGCAAG ttacaAAAATATCTACCGTGAACTGGAACAGAATATCAAAACAGCAGATGCTGTTGAAGATTTGCGGTGGTTTAGAGTTAATCAAGGTCCAGGGATGTCAATGAACTGGCCACAGTTTGAG GAGTGGTCTGCAGATCTGAATCGCACtctcagcagaagagaaaagaagaaggCTTCTGATGGAGTGACTCTGACTGGTATTAATCAGACAGGAGATCAAGTTTCACAGCCTAACAAACacagcag CAGTCTTAGTGTCCAGAGTAACACAGTGCAGTCAGTACAATCAAGTTACAATCCCTTTGAAGATGAAGAAGATACTGGGAGTACTGTCAGTGAAAAGGAGGACAATAAGATCAAAAA tgtCAGCAGCTATGAGAAAAACCAAAGCTACCCTACAGATTGGTCTGATGAAGAGTCCAACAATCCCTTCTCTTCCACTGATGCAAATGGAGACACCAATCCATTTGATGAAGATACATCTCCTGCAATGGAGGTGAGAGTACGTGCACTCTATGACTATGAGGGCCAAGAGCAAGATGAACTCAGCTTTAAAGCTG GGGATGAGTTAACTAAAATGGAGAATGAAGATGAGCAGGGTTGGTGCAAAGGACGTCTGGACAATGGACAAGTTGGTTTATACCCAGCAAACTATGTAGAACCAATCCAGTGA